A single genomic interval of Mangifera indica cultivar Alphonso chromosome 5, CATAS_Mindica_2.1, whole genome shotgun sequence harbors:
- the LOC123217294 gene encoding TITAN-like protein isoform X1, which produces MPYKNAGALSNLDPVIFSLLPKRQISSRYSLQKEFTRTAMEEQLPSEKSNPNRNPNKVSNSANAKKNKKSEFEFCKVCNRNHDEGQRHKYFPSHTKSLSKFLSRVQSKITEIRFFLKDPAILRNEHAFRNRFWCVFCDCDIDELGSYFACNNAINHLASVDHLKNLKHFLWKYGSGMDRMDAFRISETDLARWEKKCKSLETGAVPSCEGSRGALFGPSNNIHNELSFENMNNFENNNVQPLYSNISNGVIPLQFHTNEYQVSHSGLSEVANIGSHLHAVTSLMHGDASSGSILGNLNGMTGTNRSGNIYLGREEVHQVSEDERVINRVINSQGLQNITQISSMAPQEAAGNVHSGAPPPWLDATEGDQLKQVLSGFVPSNKSGKSKLNPKRVGAAWAEKRKMEMEIEKRGEIAKSEFDSNWLPNFGRVWQSGSRKESRKEFEIERKKQPKAQNHTEMSMKIQPYISKRMRRDANEDCGGNPRVNE; this is translated from the exons ATGCCATACAAAAACGCGGGTGCGCTTAGTAATTTGGACCCcgttattttttctcttttaccaAAAAGGCAAATTTCCTCCCGTTACTCTCTCCAGAAAGAATTCACCCGTACGGCAATGGAGGAACAGCTACCGTCTGAGAAATCAAACCCTAACCGTAATCCGAATAAGGTGTCAAATTCAGCAAATgcaaagaagaataagaagagCGAATTCGAGTTCTGCAAAGTTTGCAACCGAAATCACGACGAAGGGCAGCGACACAAGTACTTCCCAAGCCACACCAAGTCACTCTCTAAGTTTCTCTCCAGAGTCCAATCTAAAATCACGGAAATTCGGTTCTTCTTGAAGGACCCTGCCATCCTCCGCAACGAACACGCTTTTCGTAATCGCTTTTGGTGCGTTTTTTGCGACTGCGATATCGACGAGCTCGGAAGCTACTTTGCTTG taataatgcaattaatcaCTTAGCAAGTGTGGAccatttgaagaatttgaagcACTTCTTGTGGAAATACGGCAGTGGAATGGATCGCATGGATGCTTTTAGGATTTCGGAAACTGATTTAGCCAGG TGGGAGAAGAAGTGCAAATCATTGGAGACTGGAGCTGTGCCCTCTTGTGAAGGATCTCGGGGAGCACTATTTGGACCTTCAAATAATATCCACAATGAACTCAGctttgaaaatatgaataactttgaaaacaataatgttCAGCCTCTTTATTCAAACATTTCAAATGGTGTTATACCTTTACAGTTTCATACAAATGAGTATCAGGTATCTCATTCTGGACTCTCTGAAGTTGCAAATATTGGTTCACATTTGCATGCTGTTACATCTCTCATGCATGGAGATGCTTCCTCTGGTTCAATTTTAGGGAATTTAAATGGCATGACAG GCACAAACCGTTCAGGCAATATCTACCTCGGCAGAGAAGAG GTGCATCAGGTGTCTGAGGATGAAAGAGTTATTAATAGAGTGATCAATTCTCAGG gTTTGCAGAATATAACTCAAATTTCTTCTATGGCTCCACAAGAGGCTGCAGGAAATGTGCATTCTGGGGCACCTCCTCCATGGCTTGATGCAACTGAAGGAGATCAGCTAAAACAAGTTTTAAGTGGCTTTGTTCCTTCCAATAAGTCTGGGAAGTCTAAGTTGAACCCCAAAAGGGTGGGAGCTGCTTGGGCAGAAAAGAGAAAGATGGAGATGGAAATTGAGAAGAGAGGAGAGATTGCCAAGAGTGAGTTTGATTCTAACTGGCTTCCTAATTTTGGTAGAGTATGGCAGTCAGGTTCTCGAAAGGAATCTAGAAAggaatttgaaattgaaaggaaaaaacaacCAAAAGCTCAAAATCACACTGAGATGTCAATGAAGATTCAGCCTTATATCAGTAAACGAATG CGAAGAGATGCAAATGAAGATTGTGGTGGTAATCCCCGTGTGAATGAATGA
- the LOC123217294 gene encoding TITAN-like protein isoform X2, which yields MPYKNAGALSNLDPVIFSLLPKRQISSRYSLQKEFTRTAMEEQLPSEKSNPNRNPNKVSNSANAKKNKKSEFEFCKVCNRNHDEGQRHKYFPSHTKSLSKFLSRVQSKITEIRFFLKDPAILRNEHAFRNRFWCVFCDCDIDELGSYFACNNAINHLASVDHLKNLKHFLWKYGSGMDRMDAFRISETDLARWEKKCKSLETGAVPSCEGSRGALFGPSNNIHNELSFENMNNFENNNVQPLYSNISNGVIPLQFHTNEYQVSHSGLSEVANIGSHLHAVTSLMHGDASSGSILGNLNGMTGTNRSGNIYLGREEVSEDERVINRVINSQGLQNITQISSMAPQEAAGNVHSGAPPPWLDATEGDQLKQVLSGFVPSNKSGKSKLNPKRVGAAWAEKRKMEMEIEKRGEIAKSEFDSNWLPNFGRVWQSGSRKESRKEFEIERKKQPKAQNHTEMSMKIQPYISKRMRRDANEDCGGNPRVNE from the exons ATGCCATACAAAAACGCGGGTGCGCTTAGTAATTTGGACCCcgttattttttctcttttaccaAAAAGGCAAATTTCCTCCCGTTACTCTCTCCAGAAAGAATTCACCCGTACGGCAATGGAGGAACAGCTACCGTCTGAGAAATCAAACCCTAACCGTAATCCGAATAAGGTGTCAAATTCAGCAAATgcaaagaagaataagaagagCGAATTCGAGTTCTGCAAAGTTTGCAACCGAAATCACGACGAAGGGCAGCGACACAAGTACTTCCCAAGCCACACCAAGTCACTCTCTAAGTTTCTCTCCAGAGTCCAATCTAAAATCACGGAAATTCGGTTCTTCTTGAAGGACCCTGCCATCCTCCGCAACGAACACGCTTTTCGTAATCGCTTTTGGTGCGTTTTTTGCGACTGCGATATCGACGAGCTCGGAAGCTACTTTGCTTG taataatgcaattaatcaCTTAGCAAGTGTGGAccatttgaagaatttgaagcACTTCTTGTGGAAATACGGCAGTGGAATGGATCGCATGGATGCTTTTAGGATTTCGGAAACTGATTTAGCCAGG TGGGAGAAGAAGTGCAAATCATTGGAGACTGGAGCTGTGCCCTCTTGTGAAGGATCTCGGGGAGCACTATTTGGACCTTCAAATAATATCCACAATGAACTCAGctttgaaaatatgaataactttgaaaacaataatgttCAGCCTCTTTATTCAAACATTTCAAATGGTGTTATACCTTTACAGTTTCATACAAATGAGTATCAGGTATCTCATTCTGGACTCTCTGAAGTTGCAAATATTGGTTCACATTTGCATGCTGTTACATCTCTCATGCATGGAGATGCTTCCTCTGGTTCAATTTTAGGGAATTTAAATGGCATGACAG GCACAAACCGTTCAGGCAATATCTACCTCGGCAGAGAAGAG GTGTCTGAGGATGAAAGAGTTATTAATAGAGTGATCAATTCTCAGG gTTTGCAGAATATAACTCAAATTTCTTCTATGGCTCCACAAGAGGCTGCAGGAAATGTGCATTCTGGGGCACCTCCTCCATGGCTTGATGCAACTGAAGGAGATCAGCTAAAACAAGTTTTAAGTGGCTTTGTTCCTTCCAATAAGTCTGGGAAGTCTAAGTTGAACCCCAAAAGGGTGGGAGCTGCTTGGGCAGAAAAGAGAAAGATGGAGATGGAAATTGAGAAGAGAGGAGAGATTGCCAAGAGTGAGTTTGATTCTAACTGGCTTCCTAATTTTGGTAGAGTATGGCAGTCAGGTTCTCGAAAGGAATCTAGAAAggaatttgaaattgaaaggaaaaaacaacCAAAAGCTCAAAATCACACTGAGATGTCAATGAAGATTCAGCCTTATATCAGTAAACGAATG CGAAGAGATGCAAATGAAGATTGTGGTGGTAATCCCCGTGTGAATGAATGA
- the LOC123217438 gene encoding zinc finger protein SHOOT GRAVITROPISM 5-like: MLLPHKPCSQSSFVLLNSTEVVPLFYFFLMEEEDQKELQLLPTPLSIPSSSRMSSHPSSSSSFRYRSMASDHHHHHHNNQFESPSLDLQLSISVRPIQPPSNCVLTSQICGFGDVNKCDTNSCMDVESLKWQAAEQIRLAAIEKEYAERVRELTRKEMELAQSEFSRARQMWERAREGVEKAERMKEKATKQIDSTCMEITCQSCRQRFRP; the protein is encoded by the coding sequence ATGCTTCTTCCTCACAAACCTTGTTCTCAAAGTTCCTTTGTACTACTTAACTCAACAGAAGTTGTccctcttttttatttctttttaatggaagaagaagatcaGAAGGAGCTCCAACTTCTTCCTACTCCACTTTCAATACCTTCTTCATCACGCATGTCATCACACCCATCAAGTTCTTCTTCCTTCAGGTATCGATCAATGGCGtctgatcatcatcatcatcatcataataatCAGTTTGAATCCCCGTCACTTGACTTACAACTATCAATAAGTGTAAGGCCAATCCAGCCACCCTCCAACTGTGTTTTAACTAGTCAAATCTGTGGGTTTGGTGATGTTAATAAGTGCGATACAAACAGCTGTATGGATGTTGAGTCGTTGAAATGGCAAGCAGCGGAGCAAATCAGACTAGCTGCTATTGAGAAGGAGTATGCAGAAAGAGTAAGAGAGCTTACAAGAAAAGAGATGGAGCTGGCGCAATCTGAGTTTTCAAGAGCAAGACAAATGTGGGAGAGGGCAAGAGAAGGAGTGGAGAAAGCTGAAAGAATGAAGGAGAAAGCAACTAAACAGATAGATTCTACGTGCATGGAGATCACTTGCCAATCTTGCAGGCAAAGGTTTAGGCCTTAA
- the LOC123216858 gene encoding deoxycytidylate deaminase, whose translation MNRREVTLISAATVFGALASALAYRVLFSNPKKHFSRIDSSCNGDCSKKSTSQSHFDPSKRKGYLTWDDYFMSIAFLSAERSKDPHRQVGACLVSQDGVILGIGYNGFPRGCSDDKLPWAKKSKTGNPLETKYPYVCHAEVNAILNTNHASAVGQRLYVTMFPCNECAKIIIQSGVSEVIYFVEKRLNNSDTAYVASHQLLSMAGVKVRKHQPQMNQIVIKFEEP comes from the exons ATGAACCGTAGAGAAGTGACTCTCATTTCAGCGGCCACAGTCTTTGGTGCTTTAGCATCTGCACTCGCTTATCGTGTTTTATTCTCTAACCCTAAAAAGCACTTTTCGCGAATCGATTCTTCATGTAACGGCGACTGTTCCAAGAAAAGCACTTCTCAGAGCCATTTCGATCCCTCAAAACGCAAGGG GTATTTGACATGGGACGATTATTTTATGTCAATAGCATTTTTGTCGGCTGAAAGGTCCAAAGATCCACACAGGCAG GTTGGAGCGTGCTTGGTGAGTCAAGATGGTGTAATTCTTG GCATTGGCTACAATGGATTTCCAAGGGGTTGTTCAGATGACAAGCTTCCTTGGGCAAAG AAATCCAAAACTGGGAATCCTTTGGAGACAAAGTATCC TTATGTTTGTCATGCTGAAGTAAATGCCATCTTAAACACAAATCATGCATCAGCTGTTGGTCAG AGGCTGTACGTGACCATGTTCCCTTGCAATGAATGTGCTAAGATAATTATTCAG TCAGGTGTCTCTGAAGTTATATATTTTGTGGAGAAGAGGCTAAATAATTCAGACACTGCATATGTGGCGTCACACCAACTACTATCCATGGCTGGCGTAAAA GTCCGGAAACATCAGCCACAAATGAACCAAATTGTGATAAAATTTGAGGAGCCATAG
- the LOC123216857 gene encoding ubiquitin-like modifier-activating enzyme 5 → MEVELKDMIEDLESLKQSFPDPSLQSSIDKLRLRVENLTNMAKSVPVRRSKVKDMSAEVVDSNPYSRLMALQRMGIVENYERIREFSVAIVGVGGVGSVSAEMLTRCGIGRLLLYDYDKVELANMNRLFYRPEQVGMTKTDAAVQTLSDINPDVVLESYTLNITTVQGFDTFMSSLRNKSFSPSKEGTGVDLVLSCVDNYEARMAVNQACNELNQTWMESGVSEDAVSGHIQLLIPGETACFACAPPLVVASGVDERTLKREGVCAASLPTTMGVVAGLLVQNTLKFLLNFGHISPYLGYNSLKDYFPTMAMKPNPQCSNAACLERQREFILAKPARDAAAKAKMEAEALSATECPLHADNEWNISIIDDSEQDRVDGRGADTLPEGLTRELPSADEFHKSSIPGSTDTSVDDLEILRRQLDALNAD, encoded by the exons ATGGAGGTTGAACTGAAGGACATGATTGAAGATCTGGAATCTTTGAAGCAATCATTTCCTGATCCTTCTCTTCAATCCTCAATCGACAAG TTGCGATTGCGTGTTGAAAATCTTACAAATATGGCAAAGTCAGTTCCTGTTCGCCGTTCGAAAGTCAAG GATATGAGTGCTGAAGTGGTAGATAGCAACCCTTATAGTAGGCTAATGGCACTACAAAGAATGGGCATTGTTGAGAACTATGAGAGAATACGGGAGTTCTCAGTTGCCATAGTT GGAGTTGGTGGTGTGGGAAGTGTTTCAGCTGAGATGCTCACAAGGTGTGGCATAGGTCGTCTTTTATTGTATGATTATGACAAAGTAGAGTTAGCTAATATGAATAGGCTATTTTATCGTCCAGAGCAG GTGGGTATGACAAAGACTGATGCAGCTGTTCAGACCCTATCAGACATTAATCCTGATGTTGTGCTTGAA AGCTACACACTAAACATCACAACTGTGCAAGGCTTTGATACCTTTATGTCAAGTTTAAGAAACAAGTCATTTTCTCCAAGTAAAGAAGGTACTGGAGTGGATCTAGTCTTAAGCTGTGTAGATAATTATGAAGCAAGGATGGCTGTGAACCAG GCTTGCAATGAGTTGAATCAGACATGGATGGAGTCTG GAGTATCTGAGGATGCTGTTTCTGGGCATATACAATTACTAATTCCTGGAGAGACTGCCTGTTTTGCTTGTGCACCTCCTTTG GTTGTAGCATCTGGAGTGGATGAAAGAACGCTCAAGCGTGAGGGAGTTTGTGCTGCATCTTTACCTACTACAATG ggAGTTGTTGCTGGGCTTCTAGTTCAAAACACACTCAAGTTTTTGCTGAACTTTGGACATATTTCCCCTTACTTG GGATATAATTCTCTTAAAGATTATTTTCCAACCATGGCAATGAAACCAAATCCCCAATGTTCAAATGCAGCTTGTCTAGAGCGGCAG CGAGAATTTATTCTGGCAAAGCCAGCCAGGGATGCTGCAGCTAAAGCCAAGATGGAGGCTGAAGCATTATCAGCAACAGAATGTCCACTTCATGCTGATAATGAATGGAACATAAG tATCATTGATGATAGCGAGCAGGATAGGGTGGATGGCAGAGGTGCAG ATACCCTTCCTGAAGGTCTTACTCGTGAACTCCCAAGTGCAGATGAATTTCACAAGTCCTCTATTCCTGGATCAACAGATACTTCAGTTGATGACCTTGAAATCCTTCGGAGGCAACTTGATGCCCTTAATGctgattaa
- the LOC123216859 gene encoding protein N-lysine methyltransferase METTL21A-like, with amino-acid sequence MGIREIQVAGHSFIIHEQDNVHDSVTGRALTGAWLWDSAVVLAHYMATHLDFQTKHVLELGAGAGLPGLTAARLGASRVVLTDIKPLLPGLINNVAANGLGDKVEVRELVWGSEESKQSELGEFDTVLMSDVFFDPEEMVGLGKTLNSVCCTNTWIYAASEVRPWTADCLNELVNQGFRVIELQSQLGPLGGGSTVEDDLEAFAVFQLMPPLQQDCQLNDI; translated from the coding sequence ATGGGCATCAGAGAAATCCAAGTCGCTGGCCACAGCTTTATAATACACGAGCAGGACAACGTTCATGACTCGGTCACTGGTCGCGCACTCACAGGTGCATGGCTGTGGGACTCCGCTGTAGTTTTAGCTCATTATATGGCAACTCATTTGGATTTCCAAACCAAGCACGTACTGGAGCTCGGTGCCGGGGCCGGCCTCCCAGGATTGACAGCGGCTAGGCTTGGGGCCAGCCGGGTTGTTCTCACGGACATTAAGCCGTTGCTTCCCGGGTTAATAAACAACGTGGCGGCCAATGGGTTAGGAGACAAAGTTGAAGTGAGAGAACTGGTGTGGGGATCGGAAGAGTCGAAACAGAGTGAACTGGGGGAGTTTGACACTGTCTTAATGAGCGACGTCTTTTTTGATCCGGAGGAAATGGTAGGGTTGGGGAAGACGTTGAACAGCGTGTGTTGTACTAACACGTGGATCTATGCAGCGAGTGAAGTAAGGCCGTGGACGGCTGATTGCTTAAACGAGCTAGTGAATCAAGGTTTCAGAGTCATTGAGTTACAGAGTCAACTGGGGCCACTGGGCGGTGGTTCAACCGTGGAAGATGATTTGGAGGCGTTTGCTGTGTTTCAACTAATGCCACCGCTTCAACAGGACTGCCAGTTGAATGACATCTGA